In one window of uncultured Draconibacterium sp. DNA:
- a CDS encoding TonB-dependent receptor, translating into MKKIDFKLLVLAMLIGISFNTFGQTQQITGVVFDESNTSIPGVSIAEKGTANGTVTDIDGKFTINVSESSSTLVFSFIGFETQEVALNGQTSLQVHLASSNIKLDEVVAIGYGSVKRGDLTGSVASVDHQKLEKANKVDAISALQGQSAGVVIQRTDNKPGAGGFNIRIRGASTINSNQTANQGGFNPGQNPLFIVDGVFMDDISFLNPGDIEKMDILKDASATAVYGSRGSNGVILIETKQGKKGEMKINYSNYFGFKQAYHLPPMQDTPGFVEYIKDDVVGNQFAAGNLDYTRDEVVLGDYLDAEELQNIADGVNTDWVDLMLVNGFQTNHSLNLTGGSDKTVYSIGLAYTKDNGTLEGEDYTRYNVRGDLSSDLSDWLNISVGNYMTYAIQNTGSWEGFRSAYRLKPYGRPYNEDGTLRYYALQKETQITNPLFEADNITKETKYLQWIGDIALKVTPTKGLTLTSKFSPNMKFTRYGEYRGLYSKSVSGNAANRRAQVNNLNYLSYAWDNILNYKFSTGEHSFDVTAVVSRFMERSEGYYNQVRNFTTDDFLFYNMGAGLDIRELTSGFSKQTLESYTGRINYNLLDKYLFTLTGRYDGSSILSEKNKWAFFPSAAFAWKLMQEDFMQEQSVLTNAKLRLSYGQTGNNGQGGGLVPLGSQSLLGSSATNLGGSSVSTAFITGLANEDLTWEKTTEVNLGFDFGFLENRVFGSVDVYNRKNTNIIFFTPIPSASGYGGTYDNVGESTNKGIEISLNTVNFDRGDFKWTTNFNFASNKNTIDNLYGDLDEIIFNVSGTNLIHKVGESIGSVYDYVFDGIWQLDEATEAAKYGQTPGQVRVKDLNNDGEISPDKDRQVIGQITPKWTGGITSTMNYKNFDFTFLISTSQGNMIQSNFHSNTSFPWDGDPSRIFNAYDVDYWTPTNPTNDWYQPGNGGSYQNVIKYQDISFTKIGYITLGYNVPSQVLNKFKIDGLRIYTTVQNPFIFTDYDGWDPESAGRNSWGAAFMSRTYLAGINLNF; encoded by the coding sequence ATGAAAAAAATCGATTTTAAATTATTGGTGTTAGCCATGTTAATTGGCATATCATTTAACACCTTCGGGCAAACACAACAAATTACTGGAGTTGTGTTTGATGAAAGCAACACTTCTATCCCAGGTGTTTCAATTGCTGAAAAAGGAACTGCAAATGGTACCGTAACTGATATTGACGGTAAATTCACAATTAACGTTTCAGAAAGTTCAAGTACGCTTGTTTTTTCATTTATTGGTTTTGAAACTCAGGAAGTAGCTCTTAACGGCCAAACCAGTTTACAGGTACATTTGGCTTCTTCTAATATAAAATTAGATGAAGTTGTAGCCATTGGTTATGGTTCAGTAAAAAGGGGCGACTTAACCGGATCGGTTGCTTCTGTTGATCACCAAAAATTAGAGAAGGCCAATAAGGTCGACGCAATTTCTGCACTTCAGGGCCAAAGTGCAGGTGTGGTTATTCAGCGTACCGATAACAAACCGGGAGCCGGAGGTTTTAATATTCGTATTCGTGGAGCAAGTACCATTAACTCAAACCAAACAGCTAATCAGGGAGGTTTCAATCCCGGACAAAACCCGCTTTTTATTGTAGATGGAGTTTTTATGGATGATATTTCGTTCCTGAATCCGGGAGATATTGAAAAAATGGACATTCTTAAAGATGCTTCGGCTACTGCCGTATATGGGTCGCGAGGTAGTAACGGTGTAATTCTCATCGAAACCAAACAAGGGAAAAAAGGCGAAATGAAAATTAATTACAGTAACTACTTTGGTTTTAAACAGGCATACCATCTACCTCCAATGCAAGATACTCCGGGATTTGTTGAGTACATTAAAGATGATGTGGTAGGAAACCAGTTTGCTGCCGGAAATCTCGACTACACCAGAGATGAAGTTGTGTTAGGAGATTACCTCGATGCAGAAGAGCTACAAAATATTGCCGATGGAGTAAATACCGATTGGGTTGATTTAATGTTGGTTAACGGTTTTCAAACCAACCACTCGCTTAATTTAACTGGTGGTAGCGATAAAACAGTTTACTCTATTGGATTGGCGTATACAAAAGATAACGGAACGCTTGAAGGTGAAGACTATACCAGATACAATGTGAGAGGTGATTTGTCATCCGATTTATCGGATTGGCTAAATATTAGTGTTGGTAACTATATGACGTACGCTATACAAAACACCGGAAGCTGGGAAGGTTTCAGAAGCGCTTACCGTTTAAAACCATACGGACGTCCGTATAATGAAGACGGAACACTACGCTATTATGCCTTACAAAAAGAAACTCAGATAACAAATCCTTTGTTTGAGGCTGATAACATCACCAAAGAAACAAAATACCTGCAATGGATTGGAGATATTGCACTAAAAGTGACTCCTACAAAAGGACTAACCTTAACATCTAAGTTTTCGCCAAATATGAAATTTACACGTTACGGCGAATACCGTGGATTATACTCGAAAAGTGTTAGTGGAAATGCTGCCAACAGAAGAGCGCAGGTAAATAATCTTAACTATTTGTCGTACGCCTGGGATAATATCCTTAATTATAAATTCAGCACCGGAGAACATTCGTTTGATGTTACAGCGGTAGTTTCTAGGTTTATGGAACGTTCTGAAGGGTATTACAATCAGGTGAGAAATTTTACAACCGATGATTTCCTGTTTTATAATATGGGAGCAGGACTGGACATCAGAGAATTAACCAGTGGTTTCTCAAAACAAACGCTGGAATCCTACACCGGAAGGATCAATTATAACCTGCTGGACAAATACCTGTTTACCTTAACCGGACGTTACGATGGGTCGTCAATTTTGTCTGAGAAAAATAAATGGGCTTTCTTCCCATCAGCTGCATTTGCATGGAAACTTATGCAAGAAGATTTTATGCAGGAACAGAGTGTTCTTACGAATGCTAAACTGAGACTGAGTTACGGACAAACCGGTAACAACGGTCAGGGTGGAGGACTTGTGCCTCTTGGATCACAATCTTTATTAGGAAGTAGTGCTACCAACCTGGGAGGTTCATCAGTTTCTACAGCGTTTATTACAGGTTTGGCCAATGAAGACCTTACCTGGGAAAAAACAACCGAAGTTAACCTCGGATTCGATTTTGGCTTTTTGGAAAACAGAGTATTTGGTTCGGTAGATGTTTATAACCGAAAAAATACCAATATTATTTTCTTTACACCTATTCCTTCAGCAAGTGGCTATGGTGGAACATATGATAATGTGGGAGAATCAACCAATAAGGGTATTGAAATTTCTTTAAATACAGTGAATTTTGACCGGGGTGATTTTAAATGGACCACCAATTTCAACTTTGCAAGTAACAAAAACACCATCGACAACCTTTATGGCGATCTGGATGAAATAATCTTCAACGTATCAGGTACTAATCTTATTCATAAAGTTGGTGAATCCATCGGATCAGTTTACGATTATGTATTTGATGGAATCTGGCAACTTGACGAAGCCACGGAAGCAGCTAAGTATGGCCAAACTCCGGGACAGGTACGTGTTAAGGATTTAAACAACGACGGCGAAATATCTCCTGATAAAGACAGACAGGTAATTGGACAGATTACACCGAAGTGGACAGGAGGTATAACAAGTACCATGAATTATAAAAACTTCGATTTTACATTCTTAATCAGTACCAGCCAGGGAAATATGATACAAAGTAATTTCCACAGTAATACCTCGTTCCCCTGGGATGGAGATCCTTCACGAATTTTCAATGCATACGATGTTGATTACTGGACACCAACAAATCCGACCAATGATTGGTATCAGCCGGGTAACGGAGGATCGTATCAAAATGTAATTAAATATCAGGATATTTCATTTACAAAAATCGGATATATCACCTTGGGATACAATGTGCCGTCTCAAGTGCTGAATAAGTTTAAAATTGATGGTTTAAGAATATACACTACGGTTCAAAATCCTTTCATCTTTACAGATTACGATGGCTGGGATCCTGAAAGTGCAGGTAGAAACTCGTGGGGAGCAGCTTTTATGTCAAGAACATATCTTGCCGGAATTAATTTGAACTTTTAA
- a CDS encoding sulfatase-like hydrolase/transferase, with translation MKQILILSIIFFLAYGCTQKDKNTKEVNKTNVAIIFIDDMGYGDLSCYGDSIVQTPNIDALASQGVRFTNFYVNSPICSPSRVALNTGTYPMRHKIHSYIAGSKENENRAMANYLDPSVMTLARTLQNSGYATGHFGKWHMGGGRDLGDVPYPTDYGFDKSLVSFEGIGDRVLFPNDGLCKQSAELGKGKIVWAPKHVSTSIYIDSALTFIQNCDEKPFYINLCPNDVHDPHLPESSKVEKWKAVTDNPYEQKFFAVLEELDKQIGRFINELDQMGKLENTLIVFASDNGPTDWPHYYNAKRYPDDYDGKLYAPGFTGGLSGRKWSLYEGGIREPFFVYWKGHFPAGVVDDTSVLSAIDIFPSLCSVLGIKTPDNLDGTDKSQSFRGVKMEDTPAVMWEYASNPGGSILPGDKNNISPNLAIRKGDWKLLVNVDGTEAQLYNIKTDPQEKVNRIDEEKELAQELQTQLLSWRNSMPVAIPQ, from the coding sequence ATGAAGCAGATTCTGATACTAAGTATTATTTTCTTTTTGGCGTATGGCTGTACTCAAAAAGATAAAAACACAAAAGAAGTTAATAAAACAAATGTAGCCATCATTTTTATTGACGACATGGGCTATGGCGATTTAAGTTGCTATGGTGACTCTATAGTACAAACACCTAACATTGATGCCTTAGCTAGTCAGGGAGTTCGCTTTACAAACTTTTATGTGAATTCACCAATTTGTTCTCCGTCACGGGTGGCATTAAATACCGGCACTTATCCAATGCGGCATAAGATACATTCCTACATTGCAGGCTCAAAAGAAAACGAAAATCGGGCAATGGCCAATTATCTCGATCCTTCGGTAATGACACTTGCACGTACCTTGCAGAATAGTGGTTATGCAACCGGTCATTTCGGAAAATGGCATATGGGAGGAGGCAGAGATCTTGGAGATGTACCATATCCAACAGATTATGGCTTTGATAAATCACTGGTTTCTTTTGAAGGAATTGGAGATCGGGTTTTATTCCCCAACGATGGATTATGTAAACAGAGTGCGGAATTAGGCAAGGGAAAAATTGTTTGGGCACCAAAGCATGTTTCTACGTCAATTTATATTGACAGCGCCCTTACCTTTATACAAAATTGCGACGAAAAGCCATTTTACATCAATTTATGTCCGAATGATGTACATGATCCGCATTTACCCGAATCAAGTAAAGTGGAGAAATGGAAAGCGGTAACGGACAATCCGTACGAACAGAAGTTTTTTGCGGTTTTGGAAGAACTTGATAAGCAAATAGGCCGTTTTATCAATGAGCTCGATCAAATGGGGAAACTCGAAAATACCCTGATTGTATTTGCCAGCGACAATGGACCAACTGACTGGCCACACTATTATAATGCCAAAAGATATCCTGATGATTATGATGGAAAACTTTATGCTCCCGGATTTACAGGAGGTTTGTCGGGCAGAAAATGGAGCCTCTACGAGGGGGGTATCAGGGAACCTTTTTTCGTTTACTGGAAAGGTCACTTCCCTGCAGGTGTAGTCGATGATACCTCTGTGCTTTCTGCTATTGATATTTTCCCATCCCTTTGTTCCGTTCTGGGAATTAAAACACCGGATAATCTTGATGGAACAGACAAAAGTCAGTCTTTCCGGGGCGTTAAAATGGAAGATACTCCCGCAGTGATGTGGGAATACGCCAGTAACCCGGGAGGCTCAATACTTCCGGGAGATAAAAACAATATTTCGCCTAATCTGGCAATTCGAAAAGGGGATTGGAAGCTGCTTGTAAATGTGGATGGAACAGAAGCTCAATTATACAACATAAAAACAGATCCGCAAGAGAAAGTAAATCGAATTGACGAGGAGAAAGAGCTTGCTCAGGAATTGCAAACTCAACTACTTTCCTGGCGAAATTCAATGCCGGTTGCTATACCTCAGTAG
- a CDS encoding sulfatase produces the protein MKSKSKLVLLAFFVVILSFTGCRNTTENTKQNLNPEDSRLNIVFILADDMGWNGLGSYGNAHIPTPNIDRLAKNGISFTEAYTSVECTPTRAEFLSGQYGARTGITQVHTTRVYPNAPLLTPNPVKKLPENNYTVANMLKDAGYTTAISGKWHVGNATDSEKKEYYGFDFVGGAKEKPWDQVDKGKATVDQTDEIIRFIKNNKDRPFFAFLSYFNIHTPLQAPDSLVEKYASMGYKRSTNRFGDVTEVPTAEYLAMTDLLDSQVGKLQDSLQSMGLDKNTVVIFTSDNGALNRAWDNAPLRGAKGLLYEGGIRVPLIVSYPNLKSTKSECSVPVHLVDMFPTFMDLAEGTTPDDKVLDGESILPLISGNSGLKRENIYWHHPHYIHDYGKTPSSAIRKGDYKLIYYYGDYLDTDGFSPVQDKPYGKLILGERVELFDIKADAGELDDLSIVKPQLADSLLSELKNWLNSVNAKLPTKNENPDLDNWFKYKAR, from the coding sequence ATGAAAAGTAAGAGCAAACTTGTTTTATTGGCATTTTTTGTAGTGATACTTTCTTTTACAGGATGTAGAAATACAACAGAAAACACAAAACAGAATCTCAATCCGGAAGATAGCAGGCTCAATATTGTCTTTATTTTGGCTGATGATATGGGGTGGAACGGGCTTGGGAGCTATGGTAATGCGCATATACCAACTCCGAATATAGATAGATTAGCTAAGAACGGTATTAGTTTCACCGAAGCGTATACTTCTGTGGAGTGTACCCCAACTAGGGCAGAGTTCTTATCCGGGCAATATGGTGCAAGGACAGGTATAACACAAGTGCATACAACCCGGGTTTATCCTAATGCTCCTTTGCTAACTCCAAACCCGGTGAAAAAACTACCTGAGAACAATTACACAGTGGCCAATATGCTAAAAGATGCCGGTTACACCACTGCTATCAGTGGAAAATGGCACGTGGGAAACGCTACTGATAGCGAGAAAAAAGAATATTATGGTTTTGACTTTGTTGGTGGTGCCAAGGAAAAACCATGGGACCAGGTTGATAAGGGTAAAGCAACAGTGGACCAAACAGATGAAATAATCAGGTTCATTAAAAATAACAAGGATCGTCCTTTTTTTGCGTTTTTATCTTATTTCAATATTCATACGCCATTGCAAGCACCGGATAGTTTAGTCGAAAAATATGCAAGCATGGGGTATAAAAGATCAACGAACCGGTTTGGTGATGTAACAGAAGTACCTACCGCTGAATACCTGGCAATGACGGATTTGCTTGACAGTCAGGTTGGGAAATTGCAAGATAGTTTGCAATCAATGGGGTTAGACAAAAATACGGTTGTTATTTTTACATCCGACAATGGCGCTCTTAACAGAGCATGGGATAATGCACCTTTAAGAGGTGCGAAAGGATTGTTGTATGAAGGAGGTATACGTGTTCCTTTAATAGTCTCTTATCCAAACCTGAAATCGACAAAAAGCGAATGCAGTGTACCGGTACATCTAGTCGACATGTTTCCAACCTTTATGGATTTAGCTGAAGGAACAACGCCGGACGATAAAGTATTAGATGGTGAAAGTATATTGCCTCTTATCAGCGGAAATTCAGGTTTAAAACGTGAGAATATTTATTGGCATCATCCGCATTATATTCACGATTACGGAAAAACCCCATCCAGTGCAATAAGAAAAGGAGATTATAAACTAATTTACTATTATGGCGACTATCTTGATACGGATGGTTTTTCTCCCGTACAGGACAAACCTTATGGCAAACTCATTTTAGGAGAACGTGTCGAATTGTTTGATATCAAGGCAGATGCTGGCGAGTTAGATGATTTGTCCATAGTAAAGCCTCAATTGGCAGACAGTCTTCTTAGCGAATTGAAAAACTGGCTAAACTCGGTAAATGCAAAACTTCCGACAAAAAATGAGAACCCGGATTTGGATAACTGGTTTAAATACAAGGCTCGATAA
- a CDS encoding RagB/SusD family nutrient uptake outer membrane protein: MKALYKIKYLVYAFIAIILLHGCESILEEPVQSQFASDNLLSTKKGLESVLADAYGRNGEIGRTRNIVKREEMTTDILWQTGGGENGTAAPLIGFRWDPSNSMEAIDWMEYWRMIRDANIVMESVENVSDFSSDQDKSQIYAEARFLRVWSYYQLWNQFGPLPIRTSQSDPLEIARATQEEFYTFVETELLAVIPDLPDPGNEPAYGRVHSAGAQALLCKWYLNTLQWQKCANVAQDIISSNEFELFTNYYDLFALENEHNSEFILVKTKLANQNDKNNLFATTAPWGYKEGLDGGLEGIVNEKWANYASQYRLYDEFYYSFDENDDRRKRILTKYINSSGNIVNLLTDYTDATRAMKYPPDPDASGDAHGNDFPMIRYADILLSKAEALNQLNGPNSESIDLINEIRNRAGLEDIQLADFGTKEALIEQILKERRWEFWYEGKRRRDLIRNGKFIEYARNRGISNATENHIWFPLPQSATDANPLLEQNPGY; encoded by the coding sequence ATGAAAGCATTATATAAAATTAAATATTTAGTATACGCCTTTATTGCAATTATACTGTTGCATGGATGCGAATCAATACTAGAAGAGCCTGTTCAATCGCAATTTGCTTCTGACAACCTTTTGAGTACAAAAAAAGGATTGGAGTCTGTACTTGCCGATGCTTATGGCAGGAATGGAGAAATTGGCAGAACCAGAAATATTGTCAAAAGAGAAGAAATGACCACGGATATTTTGTGGCAAACCGGTGGTGGCGAAAACGGAACAGCAGCTCCGCTAATCGGCTTTAGATGGGATCCTTCCAATTCTATGGAAGCGATTGACTGGATGGAATACTGGCGGATGATTAGGGATGCGAACATTGTTATGGAGAGTGTCGAAAATGTTTCTGACTTTAGTAGTGATCAGGATAAAAGTCAGATATATGCTGAAGCCAGATTTTTAAGAGTCTGGTCATATTATCAATTATGGAATCAATTCGGCCCATTACCCATTAGAACCAGTCAGAGTGATCCACTTGAAATTGCAAGAGCAACACAGGAAGAATTTTACACCTTTGTGGAGACCGAGCTGTTAGCAGTAATTCCCGACCTTCCTGATCCCGGGAACGAGCCTGCCTATGGCCGTGTGCACAGCGCAGGAGCCCAGGCATTACTATGCAAATGGTACCTTAACACACTGCAATGGCAAAAATGTGCCAATGTTGCCCAGGATATTATTTCAAGCAATGAATTTGAATTGTTCACCAATTACTACGACCTGTTCGCCCTTGAAAATGAGCACAACAGCGAGTTTATTTTGGTTAAAACAAAATTGGCCAACCAAAATGATAAAAACAACTTGTTTGCAACCACAGCACCGTGGGGGTATAAAGAAGGACTTGATGGAGGCTTGGAAGGAATTGTCAACGAGAAATGGGCGAACTACGCATCTCAGTATCGCTTGTATGATGAGTTCTATTACAGTTTTGATGAAAATGATGACAGAAGAAAGCGGATTCTGACCAAGTATATTAACTCTTCAGGAAATATCGTTAATCTGTTAACGGACTATACTGACGCCACACGTGCCATGAAATATCCACCAGATCCGGATGCATCAGGAGATGCCCATGGAAATGACTTCCCTATGATTAGATACGCTGATATTCTTCTGTCGAAAGCGGAGGCTCTTAATCAGTTGAATGGCCCAAATTCAGAATCAATCGATCTGATTAATGAAATCAGGAACAGGGCAGGTCTGGAAGATATTCAGCTAGCTGATTTTGGTACAAAAGAGGCACTCATAGAACAAATTTTAAAGGAAAGACGATGGGAATTCTGGTACGAAGGTAAAAGAAGGAGAGATCTGATAAGAAATGGGAAATTCATTGAATATGCCCGCAATCGGGGAATATCCAATGCTACAGAAAATCATATTTGGTTTCCGCTTCCTCAATCGGCAACTGATGCCAATCCTTTATTGGAACAAAACCCTGGTTATTAA
- a CDS encoding TonB-dependent receptor: protein MKLTTLLILLSIGWAYAGKTYSQTKLLNLSLEKTTVKEVISKIEDQSEFYFMYSGKLIDVDREVSVDFKNQKIDKVLTTLFEGTDVEYVVKDRFIVLTKEGTSGDFSSSVQQNAITGSVTDESGEPLPGVTIVVKGTTKGTVSDVNGKFNLANISATDVIQFSFVGMLTQEVEVGSEREFNIIMKADAIGLEEVVAIGYGTIKKSDITGSVSSVKISDLQEGVTNSVDQMLIGKSAGVNVVQNSGEPGGGISINIRGASSINAGNSPLYVIDGLPIDNSRAVDNGSISAFGANRSPRSPLASINPSDIESIEILKDASATAIYGSRGANGVILITTKSGTNENMKVSYQGYLGIQNRARKLDLLSAQDYKKVINEIIAAGGDSEESLVGDIANGGKGTDWQDELNNENALVHDHQLAFSGGTKKTSYYISLNYMDQEGIMKNTDFSRYGARINLKSDISDKFNIGFNATGTYTQDNFIANGFGINEWAGPLYAAYNFDPTLPVFDDNGEYALSPFLTVDNPVAVSEGMSSVSNTNRIMASMYGEYHFTSNFFAKLNVGGDFVNESRKSFISSLTKAGRNNAGIAANQNVEKSNYLVEGTVHYSKTFDIHSINVMAGTTYQRFVTNGLSNQASGFPNESLGANSLGIGDQSTFGISNYLTGNRLASYIGRVNYSLNDKYLVTATIRADGSSRFGTNNKFGYFPSTAFAWKVSNEDFIQEIDFISNLKVRASWGQTGNQEIGNFPSLSTFGSGQTAIWNESPVTGTRPLRIPNPDLKWETTEQINVGLDFGLFNSRVSGSIDYFKKKTTDMLLDLPIPQSTGFNSILSNVGRIDNRGFELSVNTVNITTQDFSWRTDLTFTTMKNEVKDLGGMSEIIVGAGYTHVSQVAIIKPGLPLNSYYGWAVDGIWQQGDDFSQSTEDYQPGDLKYVDQDGDKVITDKDRVVIGNSFPDFQWSMGNTFSFKDFSLFVFIEGVEGVDMLNGNLIDNYFPINFRRNKFAEPYLNRWTPGNPTNEYPSFVDPLKFGRRVANTHTLLDASYIRLKTVRLSYNLPQINRFIKSAQIYVTGENLYTMTDYIGLDPAVNPNNNPNFRIDFNAYPSARTLIFGVKLDF, encoded by the coding sequence ATGAAACTAACTACCTTGCTGATTTTACTGTCGATAGGTTGGGCTTATGCAGGCAAAACATATTCGCAAACCAAGTTGTTGAATTTAAGCCTTGAAAAGACAACGGTAAAAGAAGTCATCTCTAAAATCGAAGATCAAAGCGAATTTTATTTTATGTACAGCGGTAAATTAATTGATGTTGACCGCGAAGTCTCAGTCGATTTTAAAAACCAGAAAATCGATAAGGTACTAACTACTCTCTTTGAAGGTACTGATGTGGAGTACGTTGTTAAGGACAGATTTATTGTACTTACCAAAGAGGGTACTTCAGGTGATTTTTCCTCAAGTGTTCAGCAAAATGCAATTACCGGTTCTGTTACCGACGAAAGTGGCGAACCATTACCAGGGGTAACAATTGTTGTAAAAGGAACAACAAAAGGAACAGTAAGTGATGTTAATGGTAAATTTAATCTGGCCAACATCTCCGCTACAGATGTGATTCAATTTTCATTTGTTGGAATGCTTACACAGGAAGTGGAGGTAGGTTCTGAAAGAGAATTTAACATTATAATGAAAGCTGATGCTATCGGTCTTGAAGAAGTTGTGGCCATTGGTTATGGAACCATCAAGAAAAGCGATATCACCGGATCAGTTTCTTCAGTAAAAATTTCTGATTTACAGGAGGGAGTGACTAACTCGGTTGATCAAATGCTGATTGGTAAGAGTGCCGGTGTAAATGTTGTTCAAAATAGCGGCGAGCCTGGTGGAGGTATCTCCATAAATATTAGGGGAGCAAGCTCAATAAATGCAGGTAACAGCCCTCTATATGTAATTGATGGTTTACCAATTGATAATTCAAGGGCTGTAGATAATGGTTCAATAAGTGCTTTTGGCGCCAATAGAAGTCCTCGAAGTCCACTGGCTTCGATAAATCCTTCAGATATCGAGTCAATTGAGATATTAAAAGATGCTTCTGCAACTGCAATTTATGGATCAAGAGGAGCAAATGGTGTGATATTGATAACGACAAAATCAGGGACGAATGAAAATATGAAAGTCAGTTATCAGGGTTACCTGGGGATTCAGAACAGAGCAAGAAAGCTTGATCTTTTAAGTGCTCAGGATTATAAAAAAGTTATCAATGAGATTATTGCAGCTGGTGGAGATAGTGAAGAATCTTTGGTAGGTGATATCGCCAACGGAGGAAAAGGTACGGATTGGCAGGACGAACTGAATAATGAAAATGCGTTAGTTCATGATCACCAACTGGCATTCTCAGGCGGAACAAAAAAGACTTCCTATTATATATCATTAAACTATATGGATCAGGAAGGAATAATGAAAAATACTGACTTTAGCAGATATGGTGCGAGAATAAACCTAAAATCAGATATTTCAGATAAATTCAACATTGGTTTTAATGCGACCGGTACTTACACGCAAGATAATTTCATTGCAAACGGGTTTGGAATTAACGAATGGGCAGGACCATTGTATGCGGCATATAATTTTGATCCAACGTTACCTGTATTTGATGACAACGGTGAATATGCATTATCACCATTTCTGACAGTGGACAATCCCGTTGCTGTTTCAGAAGGAATGAGCTCAGTATCAAATACAAACCGAATCATGGCTTCAATGTACGGTGAATATCATTTCACATCTAACTTTTTCGCAAAACTGAATGTTGGAGGTGATTTTGTAAACGAGAGTCGTAAAAGTTTTATTTCCAGTCTGACTAAAGCCGGTAGAAACAACGCAGGAATTGCGGCAAATCAAAATGTAGAAAAAAGTAACTACCTGGTTGAAGGTACTGTTCATTACAGCAAAACTTTTGATATTCACTCTATAAATGTTATGGCTGGAACAACTTACCAGCGGTTTGTTACTAATGGTCTTAGTAATCAGGCGAGTGGTTTCCCTAATGAATCTTTAGGCGCAAACAGTTTAGGAATCGGAGATCAGTCAACTTTCGGTATTAGCAATTATTTAACCGGTAACCGATTAGCATCATATATTGGTCGTGTAAATTATTCATTGAATGATAAGTACCTTGTAACAGCAACCATTAGGGCTGATGGATCTTCTCGTTTCGGAACAAACAATAAATTTGGTTATTTCCCATCTACCGCATTTGCCTGGAAAGTATCTAATGAAGATTTTATTCAGGAAATTGATTTTATAAGTAACTTAAAAGTACGAGCAAGTTGGGGACAAACGGGTAACCAGGAAATTGGGAATTTTCCATCGTTAAGCACCTTTGGATCAGGGCAAACAGCCATTTGGAATGAAAGCCCGGTGACAGGAACGAGACCACTTAGAATTCCTAATCCTGACTTGAAATGGGAAACTACAGAGCAAATTAACGTGGGATTGGATTTTGGATTATTTAATAGTAGAGTAAGCGGAAGTATTGATTATTTCAAAAAGAAAACAACTGATATGCTTCTGGACCTACCAATTCCTCAGTCAACAGGTTTTAACAGTATCTTGTCAAATGTTGGACGCATCGATAATAGAGGATTTGAATTATCGGTGAACACCGTAAATATTACTACCCAGGATTTCAGTTGGAGAACAGACCTGACTTTTACAACAATGAAAAATGAAGTAAAAGATTTGGGAGGAATGTCGGAAATTATTGTTGGAGCAGGATACACTCACGTTTCTCAGGTAGCAATCATAAAACCCGGACTCCCGCTTAATTCTTACTACGGCTGGGCAGTTGACGGGATTTGGCAGCAAGGTGACGATTTCAGCCAGTCTACAGAAGACTATCAGCCTGGTGATTTGAAGTATGTAGACCAGGACGGCGACAAAGTAATTACGGACAAAGACAGAGTAGTTATAGGAAATTCATTCCCCGATTTCCAATGGTCAATGGGCAATACTTTCTCCTTTAAGGATTTCAGTTTATTCGTATTTATTGAAGGTGTTGAAGGTGTTGATATGCTAAATGGTAACTTAATCGACAATTATTTCCCGATTAACTTTAGGAGAAACAAATTCGCAGAGCCTTATCTGAATCGATGGACACCTGGCAATCCAACCAATGAATATCCTTCATTTGTTGATCCGCTGAAATTTGGACGTAGAGTTGCAAATACTCATACCTTGCTTGATGCTTCATACATTAGGCTTAAAACGGTAAGATTAAGTTACAATTTACCTCAGATAAACAGATTTATTAAGTCTGCTCAGATTTATGTTACCGGCGAGAATCTTTACACTATGACAGATTATATTGGATTAGATCCTGCAGTGAACCCTAACAATAATCCTAATTTCCGGATAGATTTTAATGCTTATCCGTCAGCTAGAACATTGATATTTGGAGTAAAACTTGATTTTTAA